The following are encoded in a window of Myxocyprinus asiaticus isolate MX2 ecotype Aquarium Trade chromosome 17, UBuf_Myxa_2, whole genome shotgun sequence genomic DNA:
- the gpr132a gene encoding uncharacterized protein gpr132a isoform X1 — MNMVETEAAVCLLVLVFALWKAGQRIHDEELEAQRRLRRKLMLAAQRKRAVRRRGSRLQREHKRQQYMQMMHHYYFDIMQTSKVWAYPRTSDWWEITAQRFTDDQWLEDFRVSRETFKSICTTVKPALERRDTAFRLCIPLEKRVAIALYKLASTSEYRTVGNLFAVSQTSVCRCVHEFCKAVITLLRPKLIQTPNQAKLAEMADYFEERFGIPQCVGAIGGSHIPILKPPQYQSDLHNRKGWHSIILQAVVDGKGMFWDLNIGQSGREHNVGDLRNSRLWAWATTSNAFSGRVRNICGTNVGYFILGDSAYPLQNWLLKPYPDTGRLTEGQEQYNIRTSRARCVVVRAFGKLKGRWKCLSKRNDCSVNVVVDMVETCCTLHNLCELHMERFVPEWGDGEDTVRPPCNIDNERSDVRSALQQLFMQQQ, encoded by the exons ATGAACATGGTGGAGACCGAAGCTGCTGTTTGTTTACTTGTTTTGGTCTTTGCTTTGTGGAAAGCAGGACAAAGAATCCACGATGAGGAGCTAGAGGCTCAGCGACGCTTACGCCGAAAACTCATGTTGGCTGCACAGCGCAAGAGAGCCGTCCGGCGACGAGGAAGTCGGTTGCAGCGAGAGCATAAACGCCAACAGTATATGCAAATG ATGCATCACTACTACTTTGATATTATGCAGACATCCAAGGTATGGGCCTACCCCCGAACAAGTGACTGGTGGGAAATCACGGCGCAAAGATTCACCGATGATCAGTGGCTGGAGGATTTCAGAGTTTCCAGAGAAACCTTCAAATCCATTTGTACAACGGTGAAGCCTGCACTAGAGCGACGAGACACTGCATTTCGATTATGCATTCCTTTGGAGAAAAGAGTAGCCATTGCATTGTACAAACTTGCATCAACTAGCGAGTACAGGACAGTGGGTAACCTGTTTGCCGTTAGTCAGACGTCTGTTTGCCGCTGTGTGCATGAATTTTGTAAGGCTGTGATAACATTACTTCGGCCTAAATTAATCCAAACACCCAACCAGGCCAAACTGGCAGAGatggcagattattttgaggagAGATTCGGAATTCCGCAGTGTGTGGGTGCTATAGGTGGTTCTCACATCCCTATATTGAAACCTCCTCAATAccaatcagatttacacaacagaaAAGGCTGGCACTCCATCATTCTACAAGCAGTTGTGGATGGTAAAGGGATGTTCTGGGACCTAAACATCGGACAGTCAGGGAGGGAACACAACGTCGGTGACTTAAGAAATTCACGCCTTTGGGCTTGGGCCACTACCAGTAATGCATTCTCTGGCAGGGTTAGAAACATATGCGGAACTAATGTTGGCTACTTTATTCTTGGTGACTCTGCTTACCCATTGCAGAACTGGTTGTTGAAACCTTATCCTGACACTGGCAGACTTACAGAGGGTCAAGAACAGTACAACATAAGGACAAGTCGAGCCCGTTGTGTGGTTGTACGTGCTTTTGGGAAGTTGAAAGGCAGGTGGAAGTGTCTCAGTAAAAGGAATGACTGCAGTGTAAATGTTGTTGTTGATATGGTGGAGACATGCTGTACACTGCACAACCTTTGTGAATTACACATGGAGAGATTTGTGCCAGAGTGGGGTGATGGCGAAGATACTGTACGACCACCATGTAACATTGATAACGAGAGGTCAGATGTAAGAAGTGCTCTGCAACAGTTGTTCATGCAGCAGCAATAA
- the gpr132a gene encoding uncharacterized protein gpr132a isoform X2: MLAAQRKRAVRRRGSRLQREHKRQQYMQMMHHYYFDIMQTSKVWAYPRTSDWWEITAQRFTDDQWLEDFRVSRETFKSICTTVKPALERRDTAFRLCIPLEKRVAIALYKLASTSEYRTVGNLFAVSQTSVCRCVHEFCKAVITLLRPKLIQTPNQAKLAEMADYFEERFGIPQCVGAIGGSHIPILKPPQYQSDLHNRKGWHSIILQAVVDGKGMFWDLNIGQSGREHNVGDLRNSRLWAWATTSNAFSGRVRNICGTNVGYFILGDSAYPLQNWLLKPYPDTGRLTEGQEQYNIRTSRARCVVVRAFGKLKGRWKCLSKRNDCSVNVVVDMVETCCTLHNLCELHMERFVPEWGDGEDTVRPPCNIDNERSDVRSALQQLFMQQQ; the protein is encoded by the exons ATGTTGGCTGCACAGCGCAAGAGAGCCGTCCGGCGACGAGGAAGTCGGTTGCAGCGAGAGCATAAACGCCAACAGTATATGCAAATG ATGCATCACTACTACTTTGATATTATGCAGACATCCAAGGTATGGGCCTACCCCCGAACAAGTGACTGGTGGGAAATCACGGCGCAAAGATTCACCGATGATCAGTGGCTGGAGGATTTCAGAGTTTCCAGAGAAACCTTCAAATCCATTTGTACAACGGTGAAGCCTGCACTAGAGCGACGAGACACTGCATTTCGATTATGCATTCCTTTGGAGAAAAGAGTAGCCATTGCATTGTACAAACTTGCATCAACTAGCGAGTACAGGACAGTGGGTAACCTGTTTGCCGTTAGTCAGACGTCTGTTTGCCGCTGTGTGCATGAATTTTGTAAGGCTGTGATAACATTACTTCGGCCTAAATTAATCCAAACACCCAACCAGGCCAAACTGGCAGAGatggcagattattttgaggagAGATTCGGAATTCCGCAGTGTGTGGGTGCTATAGGTGGTTCTCACATCCCTATATTGAAACCTCCTCAATAccaatcagatttacacaacagaaAAGGCTGGCACTCCATCATTCTACAAGCAGTTGTGGATGGTAAAGGGATGTTCTGGGACCTAAACATCGGACAGTCAGGGAGGGAACACAACGTCGGTGACTTAAGAAATTCACGCCTTTGGGCTTGGGCCACTACCAGTAATGCATTCTCTGGCAGGGTTAGAAACATATGCGGAACTAATGTTGGCTACTTTATTCTTGGTGACTCTGCTTACCCATTGCAGAACTGGTTGTTGAAACCTTATCCTGACACTGGCAGACTTACAGAGGGTCAAGAACAGTACAACATAAGGACAAGTCGAGCCCGTTGTGTGGTTGTACGTGCTTTTGGGAAGTTGAAAGGCAGGTGGAAGTGTCTCAGTAAAAGGAATGACTGCAGTGTAAATGTTGTTGTTGATATGGTGGAGACATGCTGTACACTGCACAACCTTTGTGAATTACACATGGAGAGATTTGTGCCAGAGTGGGGTGATGGCGAAGATACTGTACGACCACCATGTAACATTGATAACGAGAGGTCAGATGTAAGAAGTGCTCTGCAACAGTTGTTCATGCAGCAGCAATAA